Sequence from the Kribbella aluminosa genome:
CTCCCGCTGCTCGACCCGCGGGTCAAGTACTGGAAGTGATGACGATGAGACTTCTGACCGCGGTACTGCGAACGATCCGGCACAGCCGGCGGCTGGCGATCGGACTGATCATCCTCGGCGTGCTGATCCTGCTCGCGCTGTTCAGCCCGTTGATCGCGAAGGCGATCGGCGGCGGCCAGGACCCGATCGAGCTGGCGGCGTACGACAGGTGGCTGGTGCCGGGACCGAAGCACCTGCTCGGCACCGACCAGTTCGGCCGGGACGTGTTCGCGATGGTGGTGAAGGCGCTCGCGGTGTCCCTGCAGATCGGGGCGATCGCCGGCGTGATCTCGACCGTCGTGGGCGTGATCGTGGCGTTCGTCGCCGGGTACAAGGGCGGCTGGATCGACGGGATCCTGTCCACGTTCACCGGGATCCTGTTGGTCATCCCCACGTTCCCGTTGCTGATCGCGCTGTCGGCGTACGCGAAGAACGTCAGCCTCTTCCAGGTCGGCGTGATGATCTCGATCTTCTCCTGGCCGTTTGCGGCGAAGACGATCCGCTCCCAGGTGCTCTCGCTGAGAACGCGGCCGTACGTCGACCTGGCGCGGGTCGGCAAGGCCCGCGACATCGAGATCATCGTCACCGAGCTGCTGCCGAACCTGCTGCCGTTCATCGGGGTCGGGTTCGCGTCGTCGGCGCTCGGCGCGATCTTCGGACTGGTCGGTCTGGAGATCATCGGTCTCGGGCCGGGCGGTGTGATCGACCTGGGCCAGATCATCTTCAACGCGATCGGCACCGGGGCGCTGACCCTCGGGGCGTGGCCGATGTTCGTGGTCCCGATCGGGTTGCTGACGCTGCTGTTCGCGGCGCTGAACATGGTGAACATCGGCCTCGAAGAGGTCTACAACCCGCGACTGAGGGGAGTGGCCGGTGAATAACGTGCTGGAAGTGAAGGGACTGGAGGTCGTCTACTCCACCAACCGCGGCGACGTGAAGGCGGTCCGTGGTATCGACCTCGACGTCCACCGCGGCGAGATCCTCGGGATCGCCGGGGAGTCGGGCAGCGGGAAGAGCACGCTCGCGGTCGCGCTGCTGCGGCTGCTGAAGGCGCCGGGCAAGGTGACCGGCGGCTCGGTGATGTTCCACCCGGCCGGGCACTCGCCGGTGGACCTGCTGAAGGTGCACGGCGAGCAGCTGCGGGTACTGCGCTGGAGCGCGCTCTCGTACCTCCCGCAGGGCTCGATGAGTTCGCTGAACCCGGTGATGCGCGTCCAGGACCAGTTCAAGGACGTGATCCTGGAACACGCACCGAGCCGCAAGGAGTCGCTCGGCGAGCTGATCCCGCGGCTGCTCGAACAGGTCGGCCTGGAAGCACGCGTCGGCCGGATGTACCCGCACGAGCTGTCCGGCGGGATGAAGCAGCGGGTGCTGATGGCGATCGCGGTCGCGCTCGAGCCGGACCTGGTGATCGCGGACGAGCCGACCACCGCGCTGGACGTGACCATCCAGCGGGTGATCCTGCAGTCGCTGGCCGATCTGCGCACCGACTTCGGCGTGACGCTGATGGTGATCTCGCACGACATGGGCGTGCACGCGCAGCTGGCCGACCGGGTCGCGGTGATGTACGAAGGCCAGCTGGTCGAGGTCGGCGACGTACGGCAGGTGTTCAAGGATCCGCAGGATCCCTACACCCGGCAGCTGATCGACTCGATCCCGCAGGTCGGAAGGAGGGCATCGTGAAGTCGGAACTCGAACTTCGGGGCGTCGAGCAACGATTCCACGCCCGGGACGTGGCCGGCGGCTACCTGACCGCGGTCGACGACGTCAGCTTCACGCTGGCCGCCTCGCCGCCGCAGATCGTCAGCCTGGTCGGCCAGAGCGGCAGCGGGAAGAGCACGATCGCGCGGAACGTGCTCGGCCTGCAGAAGCCCACCGCCGGATCGGTGCTGTACGGCGGCAAGGACATCTTCAAGCTGACCCGGGCCGAGTACGACGAGTACCGACGCGACGTCCAGCCCGTGTTCCAGGATCCGTACGCGATCTTCAACCCGTTCTACCGGGTCGATCGGGTGCTCTGGAAGGCGGTGAAGAAGTTCAAGCTGGCCTCCACCCGGGCGGCCGGCCTGGAGCTGATCGAGGAGTCCCTGCGCGCGGTCCGGCTGGAGCCGGAGAACGTGCTCGGCCGGTACCCGCACCAGCTGTCCGGCGGCCAGCGGCAACGCATCATGCTGGCCCGCGTACACATGCTGAAGCCGTCGTTCATCATCGCCGACGAACCGGTGTCGATGCTTGACGCCCAGGTCCGCAAGCACTTCCTGGACATCCTGCTGGACTTCCAGCGCGAGCACGGGATGACCACGCTGTTCATCACCCACGACCTGTCCACCGTGTACTACCTCGGCGGCGAGGTGATGGTCATCACCAAAGGCCAGATCGTCGAACGCGGCCTGGTGTCGACCGTGATGCACGAGCCGTCGCACCCGTACACCCGGCTGCTGCTCGACTCCATCCCCCAACCCGACCCCGACCAGCGCTGGACCACCCGCATCGCCGTCGACGAGCTCGACCACCTCGACGACAAGACCCCCGGCGACACCACCGCCCCGGAGGCGCCGATCCTCTGACGTTTGAGGGGTTAACCCGCCGCGTTGTCCCTTAACCCATCGCATGCAGCGGGTTAAGGGACAACCTGCGGGGTTAACCCCGCTTCGGGTCGTGGGTCAGACGGTCCTGATGGCTGGGTCGCTGACGCCGGGAGTGCCGGTTTCGACGTGGCCGGCGAAGCGGCGGAGGTACGTCGGGTCTGCGGTGGTGGTGACGGAGACGTCGTACCAGTGGCTGGTGGTGGCGATCTTGTGGGTGGTGGTGCCCTTGCGGACGTCGAGCGTCTTCGTGGTTCCGGTGTACGCGTTGGTGATGGTGACGCGGCGGGCCGTGTCGGAGGTGAAGGTGAGGACGACGGTGCCGGAGTTCGGCTTCTCGCGGGCGGTGATCTCCAGGGCGGTCGCGGGCTTGCCCTTGAAGGTGCGGAGGAAGCCGTTCGGGCCGTGAACGGTGAGGTCGGTGACGCCGGCCGAGTAGACCGGGTTCCAGCTGTCGGCGACGGTCTTGCCGGCCTCGGTGGTGTACGTCCACGGGCCGTCGGTGCGGTTCGCGGACGTGATCAGGAACTGGGCGCCGGCGTGCGGCCCGGAGCTGAAGCTCAGCTTGTACTTGCTGTCGGCAACGGCTCCGTCGACGACCGGTGCGTAGGGCAACGGACGGGTGAGTCGCCGGCCGCGTTCCTGCGCCGGGAGCTGACCGACCGCGGGCGGCGTCGGCACGTAGTCCGGGTGCCGCTTGTTGTCCGGCGGCTGGTACGCGCTGGTGCCCGGGAGCTCCGCCGGCCGGGTGGCCGACGTACCGAAGTCGAACGCGGACGTCAGGTCGCCGCAGATCGCCCGCCGCCACGGCGAGATGTTCGGCTCGTGGACGCCGAACCGGCTCTCCATGAAGCGGATGATCGACGTGTGGTCGAAGACCTCCGAGCAGGTGTAGCCGCCGGTGCTCCACGGCGACACCACGAGCATCGGGACCCGCTGGCCGAGACCGTACGGACCGTGCGCGGCCTTAGCGCCGGTGTACAGGTCCGGCCCGGTGTCGATTGTCGACAATCCCTGGTTCGCGTCCATCGGCGGGTACGGCGGTACGACGTGGTCGAAGAAGCCGTCGTTCTCGTCGTACGTGATGAACAGCGCGGTCTTGCTCCACACCTCGGGGTTCGCGGTCAGTGCGTCGAGGACCTGGGAGATGTACCAGGCGCCGTAGTTGGCCGGCCAGTTCGGGTGCTCGGTGAACGCCTCGGGCGCGGCGACCCAGGAGATCTTCGGCAGGCGATTCGCCTTCACGTCGGCGGCGAGCTGGGCGAACAGGCTGTCGCCGGCCTTCGCGTTCGTACCGGTGCGAGCCTTGTCGTACAAGGGGTTCCCGGGCTGCGCGGTGCGGTAGTTGTTGAAGTAGAGCAACGAGTTGTCGCCGTAGTTCCCGCGGTACGCGTCGTTGATCCAGCCCCACCCGTGATCGCCGTCCAGGCCGTCACCGATGTCCTGGTAGACCTTCCACGACACACCGGCCCGCTCGAGCCGCTCCGGGTACGTCGTCCACCCGTAGCCGGCCTCGTCGTTGCCGAGCACCGGACCACCGCCGGTACCGTCGTTGCCGGTGTATCCGGTCCACATGTAGTACCGGTTCGGGTCGGTCGAGCCCATGAACGAGCAGTGGTACGCGTCGCAGAGCGTGAACTTGTCCGCGAGCGCGTAGTGAAACGGGATGTCCTCGCGGGTCAGGTACGCCATCGTGGTCGGCGTCTTCGCCGGGATCCACTGGTCGTACCGGCCGTTGTTGTGCGCGAGGTGCGCGTCCGGCCAGCTGTGCGCGAGGTCCTGGATGAACTGCAGCCCGAGGTTGTCCGCCTCCGGCCGGAACGGCAGGATCTCCTTGCCGAGCGCGTTTTTCTGGTAGAACGTCGGCTTGCCGCTGGGCAGCGTCACCGGCCGCGGATCGCCGTACCCGCGAACGCCGTTCAGCGTGCCGAAGTAGTGGTCGAACGAGCGGTTCTCCTGCATCAGTACGACGATGTGCTCGACGTCCTGAACGGTGCCGAACCGGCGGTGCGCGGGGATCGCGGCGGCCTGCTCGATGCTGTTGGCCATCGCGGCACTGTCCATGATTGCTGTCATGGCGGCCGACGCACCGGCCAACTGCAGAAACCTCCGACGATTGATGTCTGGCATGCAAAGCCTCCTGACGGGCGGTGGGGCGGATGGAGTCTGAAACACCAGCACTGCGTCGCAGGCACCCTAATCTGAACGATTCACTGACGGAAGGTGAACTCTGCTGTCCATGGCAGGTCACTTTCAAACGATTCTGAGCACAACCTGGTGGCTCACTACCGAGCGACCTCGGTTTCGGATGTTCAGCTGTCGGTGTGCAGGCGGCCGTGGAGGTGCCAGTCGTGCCACCCGTCGGCGTGCTTGATCGCCTGCCGCAGCGTTCCCTCCAGCCGGAATCCGGTGCGTTCGGCGACCCGGCAGGACGCGGTGTTCGCGGTGGAGTGGTGGACGTTCAGCCGGTTGAACCCGATCGGCCCGAAAGCCCAGGCGGACAGGGCGTCCACCGACCTCGCGGCGACCGCCCGGCCCCGGGCATCCGGGGTCACCCAGTAGGACAGCGAGGCGGAACCCTCGGCTAGCGAAATGTTGCGCAGTCCGACCTGCCCGAGCGGCTGGTCGTCTCCGTCGACAACCGCCCAGCTCGCCGCTGTCTCATCGTCCCAGCGATCGGCCCATTGCGTGACCCAATCACCAGCCTCATCCAGACTGTCGAGCCCCCGAACGTGCCACCGCTGGATGTCGGGACAGTCAAACGCCGTCCACACCGCCGCAGCGTCGCTCCTCCGCCACGGCCGCAGAGTCAGGCCGTCGCTCACGAGACGCGGCTGCGCGATCTCCCGCAAGACTCCCCGAGCCAGAGCCGGATCAACGAGCAGAGGCATACGGAGATGCTAGCGCTGCATCACAGTGGAGCGGGCACGCAATCGCCGCGCCGGCCCGGGCCGATCCTCGGCATCGCCCGGCGGCATCGCCCGGCGGCGTCGACCGGCGGCGTCGACCTACGGCGTCGACCGGCGGCGTCGACCCTCCGCGTCGACCCTCCGCATCCTCGTCGGTCCAGCGTCGCGAATCCGACCTCGTTGAACGCCCTGATCACCTCCCGCACCGCCTGCTGCTCCACAGCGAACATCTCCGCCCCCCGCCCTTCGCCGACCTGCGCCAGCTTCTGCGCAGCCTCAGGATTCAGCTCACGAACGGAAAGCTCCGGTTTCCGCGACAGGCCCGAGCCTCGAGGGAACCCGACGACCGGTGGTGCGGAAGAAGCTCTGCCGCATCACGAAGTCCAGCCCGGGCTGACCGGGCTGGCCGATCAGCTGGCAGAACACCAATACCTGGAAGCACGCACGGGACCCGGAGTTCGCGGTACGGAAGGACCCTCGTTCTGTACGACCACCCAGCGGACGACTGGCTGATCTGCGTCGATGCTGAGCCTGCAGCCGCTTCCGGGGAAGAGCCGGTACCCGGCTCGGCAGGCCGAAGCGGCGGCGTGCCACCTACAACCGCACCGGCGGAGTCCACCACATCTTCGCCGTGCTTGACCCGGCATCCGGGCAGATGCTTTACCGCATCCGCATCCGCATCCGCATCCGTGACCGGCAACGCGGCCGCAGTTCCTCGCCTTCCTGCGCCAGTTCACAGCCCTGTGCAGCGCCGACGGCAGCGACTACCCCGATCACGGGACCCAAGGCACCGCCATCGGCGCCCAGATCCGCTCGCGCAACCAGCGAGCCCATCCCAACGGCACTTCGCCATCGGCTCCAAATCCGCCGACCCGACTACCTCGCCTGCGCAGCTTGACGCGGCACGAAACGACCGACTCCACAGGATGCGGGTGTCAACGGATCAGGGCGTGGTCAGAGAAGGGCGGCGGCGAAGTGCTCGTAGTGGGCGCTCCACCAGCGACGCCGGCGGTCGTACTTCTCGATACCTCCCGTCCGGTTCATTGTCGCGACGGTCTCCGGGTCGCCCGCAGCGATACTTCGCCGCGCGGCTGCCTCGATGCGGGCGAGGGCATCGTTCATGGCGGCAAGCAACTCCACCCGGCCGTCCCGGTCCAGACCGTACGCGTCGGCGACGAGACGTAACCGCGCCGGCCGGTCAGCGGGCAGCCAGCCGATCCGGTCCTGGTCGAAGTCGTCCTCAATCGGTACACACAGCCGGCCGAGCTGAGCGAGATCATAGACGCGACGGCCTGGGGCGGCGAAGTCGAAGTCGAGCAGTGCGACCGCGACGCCCTCACGGAACACGACATTCGAGAGCTCCACGTCGTTGTGGCACACCAGCGTCCCGCCCGCAGGGTCCGCCAGGCTGTCATTCCAGCTCAGCCCCTGAGAGTGAAACCCGCGCGCGGCGTCGTGCAGCCCGCGCAGCAGCCTGGCCACGGACGCCAACGCTGTGTCGGACTGGCTCCACTCCGGATAAGGCGCCACTGGGACGTCGCCCTCGATGAACACGAGGCGCTCGCGTCCGTCCTCGTCGATGCCGACCGGTACCGGGGCACCCTCGAATCCGGCGTCTCTCACCGCCCGCAAGAGCGCGTGAACCGAACCCGACTG
This genomic interval carries:
- a CDS encoding ABC transporter permease encodes the protein MRLLTAVLRTIRHSRRLAIGLIILGVLILLALFSPLIAKAIGGGQDPIELAAYDRWLVPGPKHLLGTDQFGRDVFAMVVKALAVSLQIGAIAGVISTVVGVIVAFVAGYKGGWIDGILSTFTGILLVIPTFPLLIALSAYAKNVSLFQVGVMISIFSWPFAAKTIRSQVLSLRTRPYVDLARVGKARDIEIIVTELLPNLLPFIGVGFASSALGAIFGLVGLEIIGLGPGGVIDLGQIIFNAIGTGALTLGAWPMFVVPIGLLTLLFAALNMVNIGLEEVYNPRLRGVAGE
- a CDS encoding ABC transporter ATP-binding protein; this encodes MKGLEVVYSTNRGDVKAVRGIDLDVHRGEILGIAGESGSGKSTLAVALLRLLKAPGKVTGGSVMFHPAGHSPVDLLKVHGEQLRVLRWSALSYLPQGSMSSLNPVMRVQDQFKDVILEHAPSRKESLGELIPRLLEQVGLEARVGRMYPHELSGGMKQRVLMAIAVALEPDLVIADEPTTALDVTIQRVILQSLADLRTDFGVTLMVISHDMGVHAQLADRVAVMYEGQLVEVGDVRQVFKDPQDPYTRQLIDSIPQVGRRAS
- a CDS encoding ABC transporter ATP-binding protein — translated: MKSELELRGVEQRFHARDVAGGYLTAVDDVSFTLAASPPQIVSLVGQSGSGKSTIARNVLGLQKPTAGSVLYGGKDIFKLTRAEYDEYRRDVQPVFQDPYAIFNPFYRVDRVLWKAVKKFKLASTRAAGLELIEESLRAVRLEPENVLGRYPHQLSGGQRQRIMLARVHMLKPSFIIADEPVSMLDAQVRKHFLDILLDFQREHGMTTLFITHDLSTVYYLGGEVMVITKGQIVERGLVSTVMHEPSHPYTRLLLDSIPQPDPDQRWTTRIAVDELDHLDDKTPGDTTAPEAPIL
- a CDS encoding phosphocholine-specific phospholipase C, which gives rise to MPDINRRRFLQLAGASAAMTAIMDSAAMANSIEQAAAIPAHRRFGTVQDVEHIVVLMQENRSFDHYFGTLNGVRGYGDPRPVTLPSGKPTFYQKNALGKEILPFRPEADNLGLQFIQDLAHSWPDAHLAHNNGRYDQWIPAKTPTTMAYLTREDIPFHYALADKFTLCDAYHCSFMGSTDPNRYYMWTGYTGNDGTGGGPVLGNDEAGYGWTTYPERLERAGVSWKVYQDIGDGLDGDHGWGWINDAYRGNYGDNSLLYFNNYRTAQPGNPLYDKARTGTNAKAGDSLFAQLAADVKANRLPKISWVAAPEAFTEHPNWPANYGAWYISQVLDALTANPEVWSKTALFITYDENDGFFDHVVPPYPPMDANQGLSTIDTGPDLYTGAKAAHGPYGLGQRVPMLVVSPWSTGGYTCSEVFDHTSIIRFMESRFGVHEPNISPWRRAICGDLTSAFDFGTSATRPAELPGTSAYQPPDNKRHPDYVPTPPAVGQLPAQERGRRLTRPLPYAPVVDGAVADSKYKLSFSSGPHAGAQFLITSANRTDGPWTYTTEAGKTVADSWNPVYSAGVTDLTVHGPNGFLRTFKGKPATALEITAREKPNSGTVVLTFTSDTARRVTITNAYTGTTKTLDVRKGTTTHKIATTSHWYDVSVTTTADPTYLRRFAGHVETGTPGVSDPAIRTV
- a CDS encoding GNAT family N-acetyltransferase; the encoded protein is MPLLVDPALARGVLREIAQPRLVSDGLTLRPWRRSDAAAVWTAFDCPDIQRWHVRGLDSLDEAGDWVTQWADRWDDETAASWAVVDGDDQPLGQVGLRNISLAEGSASLSYWVTPDARGRAVAARSVDALSAWAFGPIGFNRLNVHHSTANTASCRVAERTGFRLEGTLRQAIKHADGWHDWHLHGRLHTDS
- a CDS encoding phosphotransferase, with translation MAEQQLNGGIANAGQVVRVGRHVLRPSGPQSGSVHALLRAVRDAGFEGAPVPVGIDEDGRERLVFIEGDVPVAPYPEWSQSDTALASVARLLRGLHDAARGFHSQGLSWNDSLADPAGGTLVCHNDVELSNVVFREGVAVALLDFDFAAPGRRVYDLAQLGRLCVPIEDDFDQDRIGWLPADRPARLRLVADAYGLDRDGRVELLAAMNDALARIEAAARRSIAAGDPETVATMNRTGGIEKYDRRRRWWSAHYEHFAAALL